Sequence from the Egibacter rhizosphaerae genome:
GACCTGTCGGTGCGCCTCACCGACTCGATGGTGCCCGCGGGCGACCTCGAACGGCTCGCCGTGGGGGACGTCCTGCGCCTCGACCATCGGTTGGGGCAGCCGGCGCGAGGCCTCGCCGGTGATGCCGAGGTCCTGCTCGGCCACCTCGGCAAGCGCGGGCGTCGGCTCGCGTTTCAGGTCAGCGAATGGACCCCGCCGCGCATGCCCTTGTCCGGCGAGCAGCTGGCGCTGAATGCCGGCGCCTCCGACCCGGCGATGGGTGCCGCTGCCGATCGTGACGCGGCTGGTGCCAAGCCAGGGATGCGCGAGACCCACGGACAGGGCACGGACGAGACCGCGTCGACCGGATCGGGGCCCGACGGCGCGCCGCTGGAGGCGGCGCGGCGCAACGGGGATGGCTCGACCGAGACCGGCGAGCGCCCCGCGCGCCGCCGTGGATCGGCGGGCACGGAACGGGACGAGGCCGCCGACGGGTCCGGGAGCGATGAGGACCGCGAGGCCGCGCGTGCCCGCCGGCGCGCTCGCCGCGAGCGACGCACCGACCGCAGCGACGACGAGCAGGAGCAAGCATGAGTGCGGAGCAGACGGACGTGGCCCCGGCCGAGTATCCCGACCTCGGGGCTGGCACGAATGCCGGTCAGCGTCGCGACACCGCCATGCTCGCGGACGTGAACCTCGAGGTGACCGTGGAGCTCGGTCGTGTTCGCATGCGCGTGCGCGATCTGCTGCAGCTCAGCGAGGGCAGCGTCCTCGAGCTGGACCGTGCCGCGGGAGCGCCCGTGGACGTGCTCGTCAACGGCAGCGTCGTCGCGCGTGGAGACGTCGTCGTCGTCGACGACGAGCTCGGCGTGCGCATCACCGAGCTGGTCGGGGGCGGCCCTCAATGACCGAGGCGGTCGAGGTCGCGAGCCGACTGCTGCCGTCGCTCGCGTTGATCGTCGGTGCGCTGCTGCTGCTGCGTCGGTGGGCGCGACGGGGAGCCGTGCAGGCGGGCGCGGGCATCAAGGTGCTCGCGCGCACTGGGCTCACGCGGGGTGCGAGCGTCGCCGTGGTCGAGCTCGGCTCTCGTCGGTTCCTCGTCGGCGCCAGCGAGCACGGGGTGTCGCTGCTCGCCGAGCTGGAGGGCCAGGAGACCGTTGATGCAGCGGCGCAGGAGGCGCCGAAGGCACCGGACTCCCCGGCGGTGCTCGCAGCACCCGGAGCGACCGCCGACGACCTCTCGACACTGCTCGGTGCGCACGGTTCCCCGATGTCGACCTCGGGCGCCCCGGACTCCCGGGTGGCCGGAAGCCACCCCCCTCTTGACCCGACCCTCGACCCGCAGGACGCGGGTCGCCCCGACGGCGCGACGCGCCGCCAACCCCTTGGTGACCTGCTCGCGGGTCACCTCGGATCGGATCGCCCACGGATGGGCGCTGGAACGCCGATCTCCCGCACGGACGGTGAGCCGCAAGGGCTCGTCGACCGGTTGCGGGCGATGACGGTCCGCACCCACGTGGAGAGGCCGATCCGTGCGAGTCGTCCCTGAGCCCGTAGCTGCGCGCACCCCCCCGGGTGCCGGCCGGGCCCTGTGGCGCCTGGCCCTCGTCGTGCTGATCGCGGCCGGCCTGGTCGCGGTGCTGGCCGCCCCCGGTTTCGCGCAGCCGCAGCCCGAGCAACCGGAGCCGTCCGAGCCGCCGATCCCGACCACCCCGGACGAGGAGCCGCCGGACACCGACCTGGACGAAGCCGTCGTGCCCGACGTTCCCGACATCATCTTCGGGGTCGAGTCCGAGGATCCCGCGCTGAGCCGCACGGTCGTCATCATCCTGCTGCTGACTCTCGGGTCGGTCGCGCCGGGGCTGCTGCTCCTCATGACGACGTTTACGCGCTTCATCATCGTGTTGGGGCTGACGAAGCAGGCGCTCGCCGTGCAGACGGTGCCGCCCGCGCAGGTGCTGGTCGGGCTCGCCCTGTTCCTGTCGTTGTTCGTGATGGGGCCGATCTTCACCGAGATCAACGAGGAGGCGATCCAGCCGCTCCTCGAGGGTGAGATGGGACAGCAGGAGGCCTTCGAGGCGGGTTTCGAGCCGTTGCGCGGCTTCATGCTCGACCAGGTCGAGGAGTCCGATCTGGAGCTGTTCGTCGAGCTCTCCGGTGAGGAGCCGCCGGACTCGCCCGAGGAACTCGGCCCGACGACGATCGTGCCGGCCTTCGTGGTCAGCGAGCTGCGCACCGCCTTCATCATCGGGTTCGTGATCTTCGTGCCGTTCCTGATCATCGACCTGGTGGTCGCCGCGACCCTGATGTCCCTCGGCATGGTCATGCTGCCGCCGGTGTTCATCTCGCTGCCCATCAAGCTGCTGCTCTTCATCCTCGTCGACGGCTGGGTGCTGTTGGTCGGGTCGCTCGTCAACTCCGTCAACGGGGTCGTGACATGAGCGTTTGGCGACCCACCGGGGACGTGTGTCCGATGTTCGACGAAGCCGTGGGGGGAGATGCCCGATGACCGACGCGCAGGTGCTCGAGATCGTGACCGGTGCGCTGCGCATCGGGCTGGTGCTGGCCGGGCCGCTGCTGGCGGTCGCGCTCGGCGTGGGCGTGGTCGTCTCGCTCATCCAGACGGTCACACAGATCCAGGAGATGACGCTCACCTTCGTGCCCAAGCTCATCGGCGTGGCGCTGGTGATCGTGCTGTTGGGCTCGTGGATGATCCGCGAATTGGTCAACTGGGTGACCCAGCTCTGGACCGACATCCCGTCGTTGACTTAGTCGCGGACAGCGTCCTCGATGGAGACCCTGCAGATCGCGCTCGACCCCGCCCAGTCGGCGGGTCTCGTACTCGCGATGACGCGGGTCACCGCATTCGCGCTGGTCTCGATGCCCATGGGCATGCTCATGCCGATCTCCGGCCGCATGGCCATGGGACTCGCGGTGGGCCTGTTGCTGGCCGAGCCCTACGAGGGGGCGCTCAGCCTCGTCGGGCTCTTCGGTGCGGCGGTCGTCAACGCCGGCATCGGGGTCGCGCTGGGATGGCTCACGAGCATCATCTTCCAGATCTTCTTCACGAGCGCCGCGTTCCTCGACGTCCTGTCCGGCCTGTTCGCCGCCGTGCTCTTCGACCAGGCGATGGAGGAGCGCGCCGGCATGTACACGCGGTTGTTCAACATGACGGCGATCGCGCTGTTCGCGGTGGCGGGCGGTCTCGAACTCCTGGTGCGCGGTCTCGGCTTCACGTTCGAAGTGATCCCGGTGCACGGCGAGATCTCGCTGAATGCGGGCCTCATCACCGAGACCGCGGTGCAGACGCTGGAAGCGATGATGCTCGGTGCGGCTGAGCTCATCCTGCCGGTGGCGGCCGCGCTGTTCCTGGTCGAGATCACGATGGG
This genomic interval carries:
- the fliQ gene encoding flagellar biosynthesis protein FliQ, encoding MTDAQVLEIVTGALRIGLVLAGPLLAVALGVGVVVSLIQTVTQIQEMTLTFVPKLIGVALVIVLLGSWMIRELVNWVTQLWTDIPSLT
- the fliN gene encoding flagellar motor switch protein FliN; translation: MSAEQTDVAPAEYPDLGAGTNAGQRRDTAMLADVNLEVTVELGRVRMRVRDLLQLSEGSVLELDRAAGAPVDVLVNGSVVARGDVVVVDDELGVRITELVGGGPQ
- a CDS encoding flagellar biosynthetic protein FliO produces the protein MTEAVEVASRLLPSLALIVGALLLLRRWARRGAVQAGAGIKVLARTGLTRGASVAVVELGSRRFLVGASEHGVSLLAELEGQETVDAAAQEAPKAPDSPAVLAAPGATADDLSTLLGAHGSPMSTSGAPDSRVAGSHPPLDPTLDPQDAGRPDGATRRQPLGDLLAGHLGSDRPRMGAGTPISRTDGEPQGLVDRLRAMTVRTHVERPIRASRP
- the fliP gene encoding flagellar type III secretion system pore protein FliP (The bacterial flagellar biogenesis protein FliP forms a type III secretion system (T3SS)-type pore required for flagellar assembly.), whose product is MRVVPEPVAARTPPGAGRALWRLALVVLIAAGLVAVLAAPGFAQPQPEQPEPSEPPIPTTPDEEPPDTDLDEAVVPDVPDIIFGVESEDPALSRTVVIILLLTLGSVAPGLLLLMTTFTRFIIVLGLTKQALAVQTVPPAQVLVGLALFLSLFVMGPIFTEINEEAIQPLLEGEMGQQEAFEAGFEPLRGFMLDQVEESDLELFVELSGEEPPDSPEELGPTTIVPAFVVSELRTAFIIGFVIFVPFLIIDLVVAATLMSLGMVMLPPVFISLPIKLLLFILVDGWVLLVGSLVNSVNGVVT
- a CDS encoding flagellar biosynthetic protein FliR is translated as METLQIALDPAQSAGLVLAMTRVTAFALVSMPMGMLMPISGRMAMGLAVGLLLAEPYEGALSLVGLFGAAVVNAGIGVALGWLTSIIFQIFFTSAAFLDVLSGLFAAVLFDQAMEERAGMYTRLFNMTAIALFAVAGGLELLVRGLGFTFEVIPVHGEISLNAGLITETAVQTLEAMMLGAAELILPVAAALFLVEITMGLASRFSPQTNVFLLGLPAKLLVALVLVSTSIMLFPEVMGGVMDRMEELFEVGIRAFMP